The following nucleotide sequence is from Ailuropoda melanoleuca isolate Jingjing chromosome 12, ASM200744v2, whole genome shotgun sequence.
GGCTGCATTTCCGTACAATACAGTAAAGCTGCAATGAACCGAGATTCCAGCAGCTTCTCTAaactcccctttctccacattccaGCCAACCTAACCAACTTAGCAGCCACCTTATCCTTGGCTACTTTTGGATCTGGGGCggttcctccctccccacttctccatTCCACCTTTTCCAGAAACTCGCCATCGCCATCGGGGAGCAAAGCTCATTCTGACTAGCGTCGCCTAGCAACCTCCTTCCACCTGTTTGTGATAAACCACCTGCTAAGACTGAACCCTCCGGGGGCCAGGAAGGCAGGCTGCTGCTGGCACATCAGCCCTCTCGGCCTCACCACTGGACACACCCCACCAGGGAGGTGAGATCACCTCCACTTCATATAGAGCAGGCAGCTGGGGCTGAGATTAAGCATATTAAAGTATATTGCTTCATATCATATTGGTTGAAAATCTATTTCCCAGCTTCCATGACCTTCaccttttttgacattttaaagtcctatgtaatttgatttttatggAGCCAATCTAGCTTTTCCTTTGCGATTTAAAAGGTTTTCCCCAAAGTCTAGAtagaaaaggactttttttttggctgcaaaatggtggtttattaaagcatgaggAAAGGACTCATGGGCAGAGTGAGCTGCTGTCCCAGGgtggtgaggggtggctgattacatactatggggttgggggaggtaaggaaaagggaggtttcaaagggattttcatatgctaagaAGACCTACAAGATACCAAGATACGGGAggtcttgccattgtcaagttaaggttgtattttcttcttctaaacttgaaaataaagtttccttCCATTTACTGACTCCATCAGGAACAGACACTGGTGTCGCTGGGTGGCTCTTAGGAGTCCCTGCCCCCCAGAGCAACTTGTCGTTGCTGtacctcttccctcccccactgatTTAAGATGCTTGTTTCAACGCCTCACTAATTCATCGTtcatacattaattttaataacttcttTCCGGGAATAAGGGCATTTACgagaaatataaaattcagtaaaatctaattaaaaaaaattatccacaGCTGGTACCTCCACATAGCAACAACAAAACTCGTGTTGATTCAACACGTAAACATACGTCGTATATGTATGTATCCTTAAGAGGGCTTGTCAAAAGCAATCTGTCCTGGGCTGGTTAATTAACCAACCCTGCTAAACGAATTTTTCCTCTGCTAATTCCTGAAGAGCTCTCCCACTAGTTTCCTTGGAGCAAAATTCCCAGAGGTGAAAACCCTGGGCCAAAAGGTAGGAACGTTGAAGACTTGAGATCTACCTTGTCACACTGCCCTCTTGGAAAGCTGTGCCAATAAGCATAAACCCGCTCCAGCCTCGCAGGAAAGGACTCTAACAAGGGGCACTGTCCAGTACTGCCTGTCTGAAGGAGGAATAGGTGTGTGTCCTTGGCCATGACTCACGTTCGGGCCCACTGATGGCTTCAGGACATTCTAATGTGCTAGCTCAAAGAGAAGGGCCTCTTAGAGTTAACATATTCTTAAGAGCCAACAAAAAGTTTTTCTGGACACAGAACAAGAACAGCAAGGGAAgtagcccttaaaaaaaaaaaaacagaagtcctCCCTCAGTGGGGCCTGGCTGGCCGTCTGCGGCTGACATGGTGACCTTTAGGTTTTCTGGCATAGAAGCAAGACAGCCAAGTGAGAGAAAGCCGGTTGTCAACACCTCACACACGCGTCTGCCCCCTGACCGGGGGCATCCCGGAGGGGCACAGACGGCGTCTGCCCACTGTACTTCCTGCAGCCACGCACGGGCTGACCACGAACCCGGCTGCCGTCCTCCTCACGGACTACAGCAACTTTAGCAGAATGTACTTGAGGAGGGAGAGCTTTGTGCCAGTTATTCATGTCTAGAAACCTTTGGAAAAACCAAACGGTGGGGGATTCTTTGCTACAATCACTGAAATGTCATGAGACAGTATTTGGGTGTAAAAAACGGAAGCTAAAAAGGCCACGAAGTTCAAATGACCCTGAAAACCCTCTGTTGGAATAAAAATCACAGCTAAGCCAAGACAGCTGTACTTGTACTGAAGAAAACAGTACTTTCGGAGGCACAGCTAGGGACTCAGCTGGTCGTAGTCACAATGTCAGCCACGCGGCAGTGGCAAGGGCTGTGTGTGTGGCAGGTGCAGGTCTCTCTCTTATGAACGACATAGGATTCGTATCCCTCCTTCAAAGCAGGGAAAGGGATGCCTCAAGATTAGCACATCTGCCCCAAATCCCACCCCTGGTAAAGGCTGGAGGCCTGCTGGAACCCGGCAGTAGCCCTCGCTCCGCTATACCCGGCCCGGCCTCCCCTTGTGCTGGAGCGCAGCGGCCCACCCACACTACCCCTGTACTCACCCTCAGAGAGGAACAGTCGCCCAGCTGGTTCCCCTGAGTCAGAGAGGCTGTGGGCTGCCTCAAAGACAGCTGAGGTGTGAAATAAACACGGACACCATTTTGTAATCAAtgattttttatctttgaaaatggAAGCAAGTGTTTTGACAGAAAACTATGGCCGCTCTATAAGAGCCGATCTAGGAGTAATTCACTGGTTTTCCTCTGGGATAGCGcggctttaaaaagaaaaagaaggaaaaaaacaaaagaaagacacaaCAGGAAGAATAATCCACAAAGCTTCAGGCGCCAACTTTGAGCCTGGCTGGGCATCTGTTCATTAAATAAGTCATAAACTACATGCTAAGATCAGGGTAATTTCTCCTTgccctctgtcttctctttgaACCACATTCTCTATGTGTTCCACCACCATCAACAGTTTTGTTTACTTAATTTGATATCAGAACCTTAAAACATTTCTGAATCTTCAAAAAGAAGGTCCTCAACAGATTACgttgaaaaagaaacatgtaCAGGTTTTGAATATAAGTCACTGTGATTATTGTTTTCCTCACATGTCATTATCCACTCcaatattaaacacacacacacatacacacacaaaaccacaccAAACATTGAGGTGCCTGGAAGTTGTGGAGGCAGCGATCCCAATACTGGGTAAAAACACGGTACCTTTCCCACACGGGCATTAGCCCCAGCTCGGCTGTGCATTCCAACCCACTGTCGCCACACTCCACCTCCAACCAGGCTCTGGCAGGAACAGGCACGAGAGCCCCTGGGTGGGCCCACTGGCACCATACGTTTCATGTTCAACCACAGACACTCACTCAGCCCTTCCCAGAGATTCCCCAAATCTTGCTCCTCAAGCATGCAAAATGAGAACATGGAAATGGGAGAGAAGTCCGAGCTCACCTAGGAAGGGAACAGGCATCAGAGCTCAGTCGCCGGCCCCTGCGTCTGGGGAACCTCTGTGTGAGCTGCAGGGGCACAGCAGGTTGGTTTGTGTGGAGGGCGCAAAGGGACGAGCTGGTACACATTAAAGCTACAGCAGAAGCCTGCGCTCCTGGTCTGGCTCTTGCTAGACTGTTCTCCTCACTCTCAATATTTAGTAGCACCCTCTGGCCTCCTCTTAGCTGAATGTGGGGAGGGCTGAAAGGCAGGGAGGACAGGACTGGCTGGGGGAGCCCTGAGAGAAGCGGCTGCACCCATGAGACcgtgggaagggcaggggctcTGGTGGTGCAGGGAGAGCCACTGCTGCCTCCAGCACAGCACAGGGACGGCAGGGGATGTGCGGGAAGAGCAGAGGGTCACGTGGGGGCACGCACTCCCCTCCAGGTTCCCTAGGTCTTAGTCCCCTACTGTACTCAAGAGCTAGGCAGGCTGCTAAGTGGGCAAGAAGGCGCACCCCACAGTGGCCTCTGTGGCTTCTTGTCCCGGGTACCCTTGTCAAGTATTGACCGAAACCTGAAACATGATGTTTAAAGTGATCAATGCAATAGATTCTATGTGTATAACAAAACTGCAGAAACACATGCTAGTTTAGGTTAGATTATAATCATCTGAAGCACAGGATAACCAAGAAGTGAAATTCCATTCTGGTACAACCACCCAGTttctagaaaagagaaaggaaagaaaggaaacaatacaATAGGAGCTTTTTTGATCAGAAGACTCCATGAAAGGAGAGGGTGGTGATGCGAACCCACGTGATTTTTCAAGTCTTCCTTCTGTACAGTCATGAGGATGACCAGGTTTGTGCTGCAAAAGAGCCAGCACCGTGTGGCTACTGCTCTGATTGTTCTCAGATGAACGTGTATACAAAATAATATCTTATCTTCATTTAGTTTATAAACATACACAGTGCTGTCCCTttcaaattaaggaaaaaaaaaaaacccacaaatactgCAAAGTAGCAAAATacaaggggggggggaagctacttttggttttggcaacaataaaaaaaagaaatataaaaagcaatGTGGCATTGGTCCccgtttataaaaaaaaaaaaggtacttggGCACGACACTGAATCAGAATTGGTTGGTTTTCTAAAATTCAGAATTATCTGGGATTTTAAAAGTAgcacttttgtcttttaaaagttcAAGTCACATAACACTTAAAACATCAAAAAAGCTTTCGGATAAAAAGCTCAGCTTTTCAATCACATTTTGTTTCTGCAAATCTGGGAGACGAATTGAGTTCTTACTGGAATGTGGCCTATCGCTGGTTGACAAATGTGACACGGAATGTCTCCGAATGGCAGTGCCTCCCTTTCGCCCTCCCTGGGACCACGCCAACAACCAGCTACCAAGCACAAGTTCCTGCTcccattttgggggtggggggtgaaccTTCAGGCTGCGATCTTCGCCATCTGCTGTTCTAACTTGGAAATGCGCTCATCTTGATTGCAGATTGTGTCTTTTATAGATTTGATCTCTTTTAAAATCTCATCCAACTTGGCTTCGTTTTGCTAAGGAAACCAGACGGGGGAGGTAGAGAGGGAAGACGTTACTAAAACGCAGTAAACAAAGCTTACCACAGTTGAGAATTTATAAGGCATACAATCTAATTTTCTACTTTGGAAGTGGCAAGCCACAGCCACCAGATTGGGCCTTCCGAGAAAGTACTGCCTGGTCAGTCCACCTGCCGCCCACAGCAGAACTAGGGCCCCGAAGCGCTGCTCCCACTCCCTGTGCCTGTGCACTGAGACTCAGGACACAAATTGTGGGACAGGACCGATCCTTTCAAGGCTGCCCCACAGCCCAGCCACCCCATGCAATGCCATCAGGAGTAACTTCTATGTGACCTGGGTCAGGGGTGAACTTCCAGAGGCTACAGAGTTCCTACCATCTCCCAGGGAGGGTCCTTCTTAGGAGCTAAACCCCTTGCCCTGCTTGCTAACTTTTCCGGAGAGGCTGCAGTCTCTCCCAGGTGTAGCTGATTCTTTTGGAAACCCTGCAGGCCACGGTGCCTCACGTGGCTTCCTCAGTCACGGCCAAAGCACCAGCTCCTCCAGGTACCTTGGCTCTTCATTCCACTCACCTTCTCACTGACAACTCACTGCCTTTCCTCTGGCTCCCTGGGATCCTGCCCGACTCCCGCCAACTCCCCATGCCCCGTCCTCCCTAGCTAGACCCTGCTCTCCCAGCGGGGGCCATGCGGGTCTCCAACATCAGGCTTTGGTTCCCACCACTCCACTGAAATGGTTCTTGCCAAGAGGCCCAAGATCATCTTTGCTGCTAAGTCTCACTCACCACCAGATGCTTGTCTCTGGAACACTCCTGCAACACCTGAACCCTCTCACcactctttccccttcctgggACCCTCTCTTCCCAGAATCTATAGCCCCATgctctcctgtttcatttctacCCCAATCAGACATGAATGTAAACACTGGGGAGAGGCAGTTAAGAAAACACCcaacagggacacctggatggctcagtcagttaagtgtctgccttcggctcaggtcatgatcccggggtcctgggatcgagccccatgtcagctccctgctcagtgggaagtttgcttctccctctgcccctgcccctgctctccctctctctcaataaattaaaaaaaaaaaaaatcttaaaaaaaataaatacaagccttgagccagccaagcacaccctccccctccctccccccgcagTCCTTACCACACTGGCCGTGTCTGGGGTTTTCTTGGGGACACTGATCAGGTCGCACTTTTTATTTGCAGTGGGCTTGCTATCCAGAATGTTCTTCTTGACCACCTTGAGATCCCTGTTTTTGCCAGGAATGTATCCATGCTTTAAGGAGATGAGGACTGGATCTGCACTTTTCCCCTCAAACCACTCCTCTGCCTCCAGTGCCGCTTCAGGCCCTGCTGTGTCAGGATACAGGTCATCTTGGAAAAGGTCGGACTGCAAGAGACATTTTGGGAAAATCCTTAGATAAAGAAGAAGACAGACCTGGAATTTTAACAATCTTTTTAAACATGGATTGCCTAGGGAACTGGGCACTTACCTTCCTGGGAACAGTCATGATAATAGGCTCACACTTTCTCTCATGAAGTTTGAAGAATCTTCGAGGGGGACATAAAGGCAAAGTTGTATTAAGTGGAACAGGAGTCCAGGTAACAGGCTTCATGACTGACAACTAGTCTTCTACATTGCTGCATGGGGTCTGAGATGCTCTGCCTGTCACCGTAGCTATCTACCCTGGGGGGCAGGTACAACTGTgttcccactttccagatgagaaagGAGAAGCCAAGAGTAACTATGCTAGGAAATGGCAGACTGGAAACAAGAGCCAGGAACAGAAGTCTATGCTTCTGGGGATGGTCCAACTCCAGTCCTCTGGGGGCTGACCAGCCATGGGGGAAACACCACCACCACGATGATTCACTTATACAAAAGTGACCAAGTCAGCAGGCCGGAGAGGACAAACACCTAATATTAGATAGCACTGATGACTTGGATGACAGGTGTTCTGTCAACTAGAGGTGTTTGAACATTTGTCAGCAtaaataggatttttatttttttaaagattttatttatttatttgacagagagacagccagagagagagggagcacaagcagggggagagggagaggaagaagcaggctcccagcggaagagcctgaggtggggctcgatcccagaactccgggatcaggccctgagccgaaggcagatgcttaatgactgagccacccaggtgccccaggattttttaaaaaggaaaatgaaacaatcCTAAGCTTAAAATTTTGACATCCAAGTAAACCACATCATGTCTAACActtaagaaaaatttgaaattatccaaAGGGTGGAAAGAGTGGGAACCTCTGCAGTCCGCTTGGCAGTAAAAAACACTGCCCTAGGTTTGACAGCCAGCTCAAGTACTGTGTGTGGCAGCACGaccagcacagtgcccagcatctAACAAATGCTCAGGAGATACTTAAGACGTAGGAGGTATCCTGAATGATTATGCTTATAGTCTTTTAAACTTTTAGATGACAGTAAAATAAAGGCTTTCCCGAATAGTGGAGGCAAACTTAAGTTTGGATTCAGTCTATTTTGAACCACATTTTGATGAAATTAATTTACACCATAATTTTGAATTATCTGTGACAACTTTCCTTTGCTATTCCAGGTAGAgagaattaaatgtattttaaaaagaaacttctagTAATCAATATATAaaggggcttttaaaaattatttttatttttaaagatgtgttcATTACTTGTGTGACCAGGACAGCATAGTTAGGCAGATGTCCTCAGAAACGTGGTGTtgtggggcacgtgggtggctcagtcgcttaagtgcccaactcttgattttggctcaggtcatgatctcaggatcgtgagatccagccccacgtcgggctctctgcggagcctgcttctccttccccctctgccgctccccctgcttgtgctctctcttgtctctctctctctcaaatgaataaataaaatctttttaaaaagtaaataaaactccATGTTCCTAAGTGCAGGCAGGAAACGAGACACCAATTCTGCACCACGACAAAGGGCACACAGCCCGGCTCCAGGCACGACTGGTAGATGCACTGCTCTTGTGCGGCGCGTACGGCACAGTGTGAAGACTTCAGGACCGATTCTTTACCTGGCAATCTCGCATTTGTTAACATCGAGTCCCCTCTTGGGCATGTAGCCCATCCCTCTCTGAGGCTCCTTGCTGCTGAATGTGTTGAGGTAGTGGACGTACGGGGATTCATCTGTGATCTCAAAATAGCGGATACTGCTGTCACCCTACAAGAAATCGGAGACAAGTTTGCGCTGAATGTTACCTGCAGCATCTGGTTGAAGTGGGGTCTCTCTCCCCTCTAAGGCCAGCATTAACTGGGACTTTGCCTCAGTGGCCAACCTTTGGTTTCTCTTTGGAGGAAGAGGATATGATGGTTTCTCTTCCTGGCAAAGCAAGCCCTCTCTCACGAGACGCCAGCATGTCCTCTACACGGTCTCCTCTGCCTCCTATGAACGAAGGCGCAAACTGTACCCCTCTGAGCTGAGACCCCACAGCGGAGTCACGGCAAAACGCTAACACCTCTGGCCAAGAAACTGCAACGGTGATTCaatgtgaaaaaacaaacagaagtctaGTAGGACTGTGGAGAAGGCAATGACTGATTCTCAGGGGCAACAGAATGGTGTTGTTCACAGACCTGAGGGACATCAGACAATCAGATGATAATAAgaagatttttataattaagaaacaTTAAGAATAAATAGTTCTTAATTATTCTTAATTCAGTATCCTTAACTCACAGTAATTCTTAATTCGTAATTAAGAAACTCATTAAAACATGAGTATCCTTTAACTTGAGAAAATAGTGCTATCTCGTTGCAATGTGTCAAATTCTATGATAATTTTGCTTAGAAAGGTCAGATGTTTTTGGAAATCTGAAGCATATGCTAGTCTCTCCAAGTATAACCAACTGTCACACAGTTATACCAACATGAACCACCAAGGCGGGCTGCCTGCTAGAAgcaatgtgcgtgtgtgtgtgtgtgtgtgtgtgtgtgagtgatatAAATAACCAGGCAGTATTATGCCCTTGTCTACAAGTCTCTCATTTTACATGGTTTCCACTTGTTTCAATGATGTAAATATCTAAAGCAAAGGTAAAAAAGCTAAACACggacaaatatatttatttcctgcATACTCAAAACAACTTTCCACCTCATGTTAATAATATCTGGGTAACCGCTCCTGTTATTTGTTTTGATGTACTCCATGGCAGCTGTGAACATCTGAAGTAAAATGACTTTCAAGGAAACAGACAAGATCCCGGTTTCTAAGCAACTGATCCACGACGATGTAAAGCATGCTCGGTCAACTATGCGAAGTGAAACGTCTCTGGCTTTACCTAGCAAGGGGCTATCTGACGGGTTTGGGGGAAATACATCAACAGCTCCAgctgcattaattcatttatttcaactACAAAAATTCTAAGGGAAACTGAACCTACAAAAGAATAAGGAACATTAAGGTTACTGTCCACTAAAAAGAAACCATCATCATCAAGCTAGCGACACTGTAGCTACGGAGATCATAATGCAGGAAGGCAGGCTTTCTGATTTTAGTGCGGGGTCTTCCTGTAACAACTGTCACCTCCTGAAACTAGGCAGAGCACATTTTCAAGCCCAGGGCTCTAATGCTGAgctccaggagcccctggagaaTCTCTGAGGCCTTCAAAAGCTCCTGTCTACAAAGCACTCTTCTCTCTGCAAGTCCATGGCATGTGGTGGTAAGCACCTACGTGTCAGTATAGGGCTACCCGGTGGATTTCAGCACTAGATGTGGCAACCTCCTTACTCATTCGTCAGACCATTATAGAGCAATCTAAAGTCCTGGGACACCTGGCACCAGAGGTGAAAGGACATCAGCGTGCCCTCTTTTTCTCACTAGAATGCCTGAGCAAAGATATCTCTGTCAACATTTGCCCCCAAACCAGAGCCCAACCCTGCTGTAGTCGGAAGTCCTGAACACAGTGTGTTATTACCACACAAATGACAAGTTCAAAGGGTCCAGTCTCAAGACAGAAAACACACCAAAATCATCAGTCCTTATTTTAgcttaagacacacacacaaaccagataaattattaaaatgatgtaaTGCATTGCCCATCTACTAAATCTCTGAAGGATACTTTTCCTCTTACAAGATTAACTTCaatatgaaacattaaaatgaCTGTTTACCTTCCCACATAAGTAGATGATACTGGTGTCAGGGTCATAGAAGGGCAGCAACACCCCATTGCTAGTGTCCATTTCATGAAGAGCGATTGGTTCCTGcatatttttctaggaaaaaaaaatacaaatatatatacacacactttttcACAAGGTGAATCATTCTTTTATCCCTAAATTATGTGAGCAATCTCCTAAAATAATGAAAGGTTGAACAATGCACATATAATATTCATACACGTAAATACCAATTTCCCAACCCACTGAAAACTGTGTCAGTTTGAAAACCTCATCAATGTACATATCAGTGTGATTCCATGACAAAGATGAGAAAGACAGCCCTTCTCctttgtgacttttttctttttctcttacttttaaaaaaaatgtatttatttaaagtaggctccatgcccaatgcagggcttgaactcatgaccctgagatcaagagtcacacactctactgactgagccaggcaggtaccctattttctcttttaaaagaaatttttcttattgtaaataTACACTCTTTAGTTAAAGTTACAGAAAGACTATAAACATCATCCCATATTCCATAATCCCACAGCCCGGTGGGTGGCAAAAACAATGACCGTTTTTGTCTacttcccccccccaacacacacactgaGATCATACCGTAtattcagttttgttatttttttcttatgctacTCTTAACATTTTCCTGAACATGActattttgatttaaatatttgatcatattcttcataaaataaagttaagaacTTGTTTCCCAAGTCCCAAACACTGGCTTcttcatactttctttttaaaaaacctagtCAACATAGACTACTTGAGACTATtaagaatgcatttttataatacatttagGCAATAAGTCTCCAGTGAGGATGAGAACGTCACATCCAATTTAAGACCAGTAGGGGTTCAGAAAACTACACTAAGGATCCTATAATCCATTTACCCACCCAAGGACCTgcccagaaaagagagaaagctcaAGTGTAAGCCAATGGAAAGGCTGGGAGGGGCATACCGGATTCCAGAGAGCCAGCTGCCGCTCACTCATGCGGCTGAAACCAGTGGTAAAGACATTCCCGTCAGCCAGAAAGATGGCTCTCATTGGTCTTGCTCCTTCAtgtgctttctccttctcctggggGACCAAGAACAACAGGCATATTATATTCAAACTGCAAAaaaggtgaggtggggtggggtgaggtgggaaaGTGGGGGGGCTCATACACTGAATTCAACCCACGTCCCCCATGCCATTCAGATTCCCaggcgtgcacacgtgtgtgtgtgtgtgtgtgtgtgtgtgtgtctcctcccaagataagaaaacaaagagactATGTAATCTggccctgagtgtgtgtgtgtgtgtgtgtgtgtgtgtgtgtgtgtgtgtctcctcccaagatgagaaaacaaagagacTATGTAATCTGGCCAAGGTCC
It contains:
- the CORO1C gene encoding coronin-1C, producing MRRVVRQSKFRHVFGQAVKNDQCYDDIRVSRVTWDSSFCAVNPRFVAIIIEASGGGAFLVLPLHKTGRIDKSYPTVCGHTGPVLDIDWCPHNDQVIASGSEDCTVMVWQIPENGLTLSLTEPVVILEGHSKRVGIVAWHPTARNVLLSAGCDNAIIIWNVGTGEALINLDDMHSDMIYNVSWNRNGSLICTASKDKKVRVIDPRKQEIVAEKEKAHEGARPMRAIFLADGNVFTTGFSRMSERQLALWNPKNMQEPIALHEMDTSNGVLLPFYDPDTSIIYLCGKGDSSIRYFEITDESPYVHYLNTFSSKEPQRGMGYMPKRGLDVNKCEIARFFKLHERKCEPIIMTVPRKSDLFQDDLYPDTAGPEAALEAEEWFEGKSADPVLISLKHGYIPGKNRDLKVVKKNILDSKPTANKKCDLISVPKKTPDTASVQNEAKLDEILKEIKSIKDTICNQDERISKLEQQMAKIAA